One genomic segment of Misgurnus anguillicaudatus chromosome 23, ASM2758022v2, whole genome shotgun sequence includes these proteins:
- the LOC129453124 gene encoding uncharacterized protein isoform X2 → MKSQCLLVLLLLPIQGVFNEKTQEQKSVDVSLSVTEGESVTLESAVTEIQRNDLILWTYGDTRIAQMNKEPGKISLYDGDNGMFRGKLHLNNQNGSLTITNIRTEHTGVYRLEIISSGVLSKTFRVTVSAFLPIPVITRDSTQSPSSGSQCVLLCSVLNVRDVSLSWYKGNSLLSSISASDLNIRLSLPLEVEYQDTNTYSCVLNNPFRNQTQYLNITQLCQIITSANGLHPGYIALICVLCGIAFAAAVGIYCKCKSGKAVKKGRETLNQVTNVQNGHLIQGDQIAEPDDVEGATFNHETNLQNRSFPWIEDELDDAEKTSNQKTNSINSLYPEEEDDRIDDDVITMLTVSERESVTLHTGITTVKEDEEIEWKFAESRVIGQVQFKVIVLRTKTPDGEFLFSNDERFKDRLQLDNQTGSLTITNMTTEDNGHYKLLISKKEVLKTFNVAVIKRVSTIKRSHTN, encoded by the exons ATGAAGAGCCAGTGTCTACTCGTTTTACTTTTATTACCAATACAAG GTGTGTTTAATGAAAAAACACAAGAACAGAAGTCTGTAGATGTGAGTTTATCAGTGACGGAAGGAGAAAGTGTGACTCTTGAATCTGCTGTTACTGAAATACAGAGAAATGATCTGATACTGTGGACATATGGAGACACTCGAATAGCTCAGATGAATAAAGAACCTGGCAAGATCTCATTATATGATGGAGATAATGGGATGTTTAGAGGCAAGCTACATCTGAATAATCAGAACGGATCTCTTACCATTACAAACATCAGAACTGAACACACTGGAGTTTATAGGCTAGAGATTATCAGCAGTGGGGTTTTATCCAAGACATTCAGGGTTACCGTCAGTG CTTTTCTGCCCATTCCTGTCATTACCAGAGACTCTACACAAAGTCCTTCTTCAGGTTCACaatgtgtgttgttgtgttcagtgttgaatgtgagagacgtgagtctgtcctggtacaaaggaaacagtttattgtcaAGCATCAGTGCgtctgatctcaacatcagactctctctacctctggaggttgaatatcaggatacaaacacatacagttgTGTACTCAACAATCCATTCAGAAACCAAACTCAATATCTTAACATCACTCAACTCTGTCAGATCATTACTTCAG CTAATGGCCTTCACCCAGGTTACATAGCATTGAtttgtgttttatgtgggaTTGCATTTGCTGCTGCGGTTGGGATTTACTGTAAGTGCAAGTCTGGAAAAGCAGTTAAAAAAG GAAGGGAAACGTTGAATCAGGTGACAAATGTACAAAACGGAC ATCTTATTCAAGGTGACCAAATTGCTGAGCCAGACGATG TGGAAGGAGCAACATTTAATCACGAGACAAATTTACAAAACC GTTCATTTCCTTGGATAGAGGATGAGCTAGATGATG CGGAGAAAACATCTAACCAGAAAACAAATTCAATAAACA GTCTGTATCCTGAGGAAGAAGATGATCGGATAGATGATG ATGTGATAACAATGCTAACAGTGAGCGAAAGAGAGTCGGTTACTCTACACACGGgtattactacagtaaaagagGACGAGGAGATAGAGTGGAAGTTTGCCGAATCCAGAGTAATCGGTCAAGTTCAATTTAAAGTCATAGTTTTAAGGACAAAAACACCTGACGGGGAATTCTTATTTAGTAATGATGAGAGATTTAAAGACAGACTCCAGCTTGACAATCAGACTGGATCTCTGACCATCACAAACATGACGACTGAAGACAATGGACATTATAAACTACTGATCTCCAAAAAAGAGGTTCTGAAGACATTCAATGTTGCTGTTATT AAAAGAGTGTCGACGATCAAAAGAAGCCATACTAATTGA
- the LOC129453124 gene encoding uncharacterized protein isoform X1, which translates to MKSQCLLVLLLLPIQGVFNEKTQEQKSVDVSLSVTEGESVTLESAVTEIQRNDLILWTYGDTRIAQMNKEPGKISLYDGDNGMFRGKLHLNNQNGSLTITNIRTEHTGVYRLEIISSGVLSKTFRVTVSAFLPIPVITRDSTQSPSSGSQCVLLCSVLNVRDVSLSWYKGNSLLSSISASDLNIRLSLPLEVEYQDTNTYSCVLNNPFRNQTQYLNITQLCQIITSANGLHPGYIALICVLCGIAFAAAVGIYCKCKSGKAVKKAQPAAEELDNLTNGRETLNQVTNVQNGHLIQGDQIAEPDDVEGATFNHETNLQNRSFPWIEDELDDAEKTSNQKTNSINSLYPEEEDDRIDDDVITMLTVSERESVTLHTGITTVKEDEEIEWKFAESRVIGQVQFKVIVLRTKTPDGEFLFSNDERFKDRLQLDNQTGSLTITNMTTEDNGHYKLLISKKEVLKTFNVAVIKRVSTIKRSHTN; encoded by the exons ATGAAGAGCCAGTGTCTACTCGTTTTACTTTTATTACCAATACAAG GTGTGTTTAATGAAAAAACACAAGAACAGAAGTCTGTAGATGTGAGTTTATCAGTGACGGAAGGAGAAAGTGTGACTCTTGAATCTGCTGTTACTGAAATACAGAGAAATGATCTGATACTGTGGACATATGGAGACACTCGAATAGCTCAGATGAATAAAGAACCTGGCAAGATCTCATTATATGATGGAGATAATGGGATGTTTAGAGGCAAGCTACATCTGAATAATCAGAACGGATCTCTTACCATTACAAACATCAGAACTGAACACACTGGAGTTTATAGGCTAGAGATTATCAGCAGTGGGGTTTTATCCAAGACATTCAGGGTTACCGTCAGTG CTTTTCTGCCCATTCCTGTCATTACCAGAGACTCTACACAAAGTCCTTCTTCAGGTTCACaatgtgtgttgttgtgttcagtgttgaatgtgagagacgtgagtctgtcctggtacaaaggaaacagtttattgtcaAGCATCAGTGCgtctgatctcaacatcagactctctctacctctggaggttgaatatcaggatacaaacacatacagttgTGTACTCAACAATCCATTCAGAAACCAAACTCAATATCTTAACATCACTCAACTCTGTCAGATCATTACTTCAG CTAATGGCCTTCACCCAGGTTACATAGCATTGAtttgtgttttatgtgggaTTGCATTTGCTGCTGCGGTTGGGATTTACTGTAAGTGCAAGTCTGGAAAAGCAGTTAAAAAAG CCCAACCTGCTGCAGAGGAGCTTGATAATCTAACTAATG GAAGGGAAACGTTGAATCAGGTGACAAATGTACAAAACGGAC ATCTTATTCAAGGTGACCAAATTGCTGAGCCAGACGATG TGGAAGGAGCAACATTTAATCACGAGACAAATTTACAAAACC GTTCATTTCCTTGGATAGAGGATGAGCTAGATGATG CGGAGAAAACATCTAACCAGAAAACAAATTCAATAAACA GTCTGTATCCTGAGGAAGAAGATGATCGGATAGATGATG ATGTGATAACAATGCTAACAGTGAGCGAAAGAGAGTCGGTTACTCTACACACGGgtattactacagtaaaagagGACGAGGAGATAGAGTGGAAGTTTGCCGAATCCAGAGTAATCGGTCAAGTTCAATTTAAAGTCATAGTTTTAAGGACAAAAACACCTGACGGGGAATTCTTATTTAGTAATGATGAGAGATTTAAAGACAGACTCCAGCTTGACAATCAGACTGGATCTCTGACCATCACAAACATGACGACTGAAGACAATGGACATTATAAACTACTGATCTCCAAAAAAGAGGTTCTGAAGACATTCAATGTTGCTGTTATT AAAAGAGTGTCGACGATCAAAAGAAGCCATACTAATTGA
- the LOC129452955 gene encoding uncharacterized protein isoform X2 has product MHFQFLLVLLLLLMEGVFNEETQEQKSVDVSLSVTEGESVTLESAVNEIQRNDLILWTYGDTRIAQMNKEPGKISLYDVDDGRFRDKLHLNNQTGDLTITNIRTEHTGLYQLEIHSSEVLSKTFKVTVSAPLPVPVISRNTQSSSSSQRSSSSKCVLLCSVMNVRDVSLSWYKGNSLLSSISVSDLNIRLSLPLEVEYQDTNTYRCVLNNTITNQTQHLNINHLCQITTSDETTGQELQNLFNGSVPRTADQPNDGLNTEDKADQSTAYFKTVTVNEGESVTLHPCVIEDEDEILWKFAESKDNTIKSELIAKRTSTNNGHIICNNEKFKDRLQLNNLTGSLTITNITTEHSGYYKLLIPRKKISKIFSVIIVNQ; this is encoded by the exons ATGCACTTCCAGTTTCTTCTTGTTTTACTGTTATTGCTTATGGAAG GTGTGTTTAATGAAGAAACACAAGAACAGAAGTCTGTAGATGTGAGTTTATCAGTGACGGAAGGAGAAAGTGTGACTCTTGAATCTGCTGTTAATGAAATACAGAGAAATGATCTGATACTTTGGACATATGGAGACACTCGTATAGCTCAGATGAATAAAGAACCTGGCAAGATCTCATTATATGATGTAGATGATGGGAGATTTCGAGACAAGCTACATCTAAATAATCAGAcaggagatctcaccatcacaaacatcagaactgaacacactggactttatcaACTAGAGATTCATAGCAGTGAGGTTTTATCAAAGACATTTAAGGTTACTGTCAGTG CCCCTCTGCCCGTCCCTGTCATCAGCAGAAACACACAAAGCTCTTCATCATCACAAAGATCATCAAGCTCAAaatgtgtgttgttgtgttcagtgatgaatgtgagagatgtgagtctgtcctggtataaaggaaacagtttattgtccagcatcagtgtgtctgatctcaacatcagactctctctacctctggaggttgaatatcaggatacaaacacatacagatgtgtactcaacaataccatcacaaaccaaactcaacatctcaacatcaATCATCTCTGTCAGATCACTACTTCAG aCGAAACCACTGGACAAGAGCTACAAAATCTTTTTAATG GTTCAGTCCCTAGGACAGCTGATCAGCCAAATGATG GTCTGAATACTGAAGATAAAGCTGATCAGTCAACTGCTT ATTTCAAGACAGTAACTGTGAATGAGGGAGAGTCTGTCACCCTACACCCTTGTGTCATTGAGGACGAGGATGAGATACTGTGGAAGTTTGCTGAATCCAAAGATAACACAATTAAATCTGAACTCATAGCTAAGAGGACAAGCACGAACAATGGGCACATCATATGTAATAATGAGAAATTCAAAGACAGACTCCAGCTTAACAATCTGACCGGATCTCTGACCATCACAAATATCACAACTGAACACTCTGGATATTATAAACTACTCATCCCCAGAAAAAAGATTTCGAAGATATTCAGTGTTATAATTGTAAA CCAATGA
- the LOC129452955 gene encoding SLAM family member 5 isoform X1, protein MHFQFLLVLLLLLMEGVFNEETQEQKSVDVSLSVTEGESVTLESAVNEIQRNDLILWTYGDTRIAQMNKEPGKISLYDVDDGRFRDKLHLNNQTGDLTITNIRTEHTGLYQLEIHSSEVLSKTFKVTVSAPLPVPVISRNTQSSSSSQRSSSSKCVLLCSVMNVRDVSLSWYKGNSLLSSISVSDLNIRLSLPLEVEYQDTNTYRCVLNNTITNQTQHLNINHLCQITTSAPGSGNNMPAAVFILMFALVVAAAGILYYMASRPTHKYETTGQELQNLFNGSVPRTADQPNDGLNTEDKADQSTAYFKTVTVNEGESVTLHPCVIEDEDEILWKFAESKDNTIKSELIAKRTSTNNGHIICNNEKFKDRLQLNNLTGSLTITNITTEHSGYYKLLIPRKKISKIFSVIIVNQ, encoded by the exons ATGCACTTCCAGTTTCTTCTTGTTTTACTGTTATTGCTTATGGAAG GTGTGTTTAATGAAGAAACACAAGAACAGAAGTCTGTAGATGTGAGTTTATCAGTGACGGAAGGAGAAAGTGTGACTCTTGAATCTGCTGTTAATGAAATACAGAGAAATGATCTGATACTTTGGACATATGGAGACACTCGTATAGCTCAGATGAATAAAGAACCTGGCAAGATCTCATTATATGATGTAGATGATGGGAGATTTCGAGACAAGCTACATCTAAATAATCAGAcaggagatctcaccatcacaaacatcagaactgaacacactggactttatcaACTAGAGATTCATAGCAGTGAGGTTTTATCAAAGACATTTAAGGTTACTGTCAGTG CCCCTCTGCCCGTCCCTGTCATCAGCAGAAACACACAAAGCTCTTCATCATCACAAAGATCATCAAGCTCAAaatgtgtgttgttgtgttcagtgatgaatgtgagagatgtgagtctgtcctggtataaaggaaacagtttattgtccagcatcagtgtgtctgatctcaacatcagactctctctacctctggaggttgaatatcaggatacaaacacatacagatgtgtactcaacaataccatcacaaaccaaactcaacatctcaacatcaATCATCTCTGTCAGATCACTACTTCAG CACCAGGCTCAGGAAATAACATGCCTGCAGCTGTTTTTATATTGATGTTTGCATTAGTTGTTGCTGCGGCTGGGATTCTCTATTATATGGCTAGTAGACCAACACACAAAT aCGAAACCACTGGACAAGAGCTACAAAATCTTTTTAATG GTTCAGTCCCTAGGACAGCTGATCAGCCAAATGATG GTCTGAATACTGAAGATAAAGCTGATCAGTCAACTGCTT ATTTCAAGACAGTAACTGTGAATGAGGGAGAGTCTGTCACCCTACACCCTTGTGTCATTGAGGACGAGGATGAGATACTGTGGAAGTTTGCTGAATCCAAAGATAACACAATTAAATCTGAACTCATAGCTAAGAGGACAAGCACGAACAATGGGCACATCATATGTAATAATGAGAAATTCAAAGACAGACTCCAGCTTAACAATCTGACCGGATCTCTGACCATCACAAATATCACAACTGAACACTCTGGATATTATAAACTACTCATCCCCAGAAAAAAGATTTCGAAGATATTCAGTGTTATAATTGTAAA CCAATGA
- the LOC141359246 gene encoding uncharacterized protein has product MSVFMGDSVTLRSNDTKIQRADRIVWVFGHENDRIAQINRPANKISIYDDAVDGRFRDRLMLNRHTGSLTITNITTNQSGLYKLQIISGNDILYKSFTIIVSVKSSSGVNKEKESSSQYGTILTSVIVVSALLVMMTAVVIFCIYRKIRKPHQHVLTTEELVDLNGVHDTEKTVKDEVKYMEVKVGNPFKLETGVTDMQTFDLIQWKSGELNNITNAFVPIVIKNKNNKKFLKIDGNQKLGNRWKLNKQTGSISIKNSKTTDTGVYKLEINSSTEQICKTFFITVSE; this is encoded by the exons ATGTCAGTGTTTATGGGGGATTCTGTTACGTTACGTAGTAATGACACCAAAATACAGAGAGCTGATCGGATAGTGTGGGTATTTGGACATGAAAACGATCGTATAGCTCAGATCAACAGACCAGCCAATAAGATCTCGATATATGATGATGCTGttgatgggagattcagagacagactgatGTTAAACCGTCACACTGGATCTCTCACCattacaaacatcacaactAATCAATCTGGACTTTATAAACTACAGATCATCAGTGGAAATGACATCCTTTACAAAAGCTTTACAATTATTGTTTCTG TGAAGTCATCATCAGGTGTTAATAAAGAAAAGGAATCATCTTCACAATATGGTACAATCCTGACAAGTGTTATTGTCGTTTCTGCTCTTCTGGTTATGATGACTGCAGTAGTGATCTTCTGCATTTACAGGAAAATTAGAAAaccacatcaacatg tcCTGACTACAGAAGAACTTGTTGATCTAAATG GTGTGCATGATACTGAAAAGACTGTCAAAGATGAAGTAAAGTACATGGAAGTAAAAGTGGGAAATCCTTTCAAACTGGAGACTGGTGTTACAGACATGCAAACATTTGATCTGATACAGTGGAAGTCTGGAGAATTAAACAACATCACTAACGCATTCGTTCCCATAGTtataaagaataaaaacaataagaaatTCTTAAAAATTGATGGTAATCAGAAACTGGGAAACAGATGGAAGCTAAACAAACAGACTGGATCTATTTCAATCAAAAACAGCAAAACCACAGACACTGGAGTTTATAAACTAGAAATCAACAGCAGCACAGAACAAATCTGCAAGACATTTTTCATTACTGTCAGCGAGTAG
- the LOC141359244 gene encoding uncharacterized protein, translating into MQLYFLLLCFFVDGVFGDDVKSVSVMEGDSLTLQPDLIDIQRADLIVWIFGPDNDRIAQINRAANKISTYDDVLDGRFKDRLKLNTETGDLTITNITTDLSEVYQLRIISGTDGLSRSFRIIVSSHLPIPVITGDCPQISLSSSNCVLLCSVMNIKDVSLSWYKGNSLLSSISVSDLNIRLSLPLEVEYQDTNTYSCVLNNTITNQTQQIDITHLCQMCSVRKSGVSEKQDHAVLISVIVVFGLLVGGLVMFFCFYRNFKKPYGQTSGYTCIKLKGLCGADKMKTVTDGVKNIKVQAGEDFTLDTGVTDIQTFYLTQWKFGELGDDTNPCIPISTIHKNKVLLNNVDNPKLGSRLKLNEQTGSITIKNSKTSDTGLYKLEIKGNTNKICKSFFVSVSGS; encoded by the exons AtgcagctttattttttattgttgtgctTTTTTGTGGACG gtgtgtttggtgatgatgtgaagtcagtgtcagtgatggagggagattctcttACTCTTCAACCTGATCTTATTGACATACAGAGGGCTGATCTGATAGTTTGGATCTTTGGACCTGATAACGATCGTATAGCTCAAATCAACAGAGCAGCCAATAAGATTTCGACATATGATGATGTTCTTGATGGGAGATTCAAAGACAGACTGAAGCTAAACACtgagactggagatctcaccatcacaaacattaCAACTGATCTCTCTGAAGTTTATCAACTGCGAATCATCAGTGGAACCGATGGCCTTTCCAGAAGCTTCAGAATTATTGTTTCTT CTCATTTGCCCATTCCTGTCATCACCGGCGACTGTCCACAAATCTCTTTATCAAGCTCAAactgtgtgttgttgtgttcaGTGATGAATATTAaagatgtgagtctgtcctggtacaaaggaaacagtttattgtccagcatcagtgtgtctgatctcaacatcagactctctctacctctggaggttgaatatcaggatacaaacacatacagttgTGTACTCAACAATACTATCACAAACCAAACACAACAAATTGACATCACTCATCTCTGCCAGATGTGTTCAG TAAGAAAGTCTGGTGTCAGTGAAAAACAGGATCATGCAGTCCTGATAAGTGTTATTGTTGTCTTTGGGCTTCTGGTCGGTGGTTTGGTGATGTTCTTCTGTTTTTACAGGAACTTTAAAAAACCATATG GACAAACCTCTGGATACACATGCATTAAACTAAAGG GTTTGTGTGGTGCTGATAAAATGAAGACAGTAACAGATGGAGTAAAGAACATTAAAGTACAAGCAGGAGAGGATTTCACACTGGACACTGGTGTTACAGatatacaaacattttatcTGACACAGTGGAAGTTTGGAGAATTAGGCGACGACACTAACCCATGTATTCCCATAAGTACAAttcataaaaacaaagttttattaaataatgttGATAATCCGAAACTGGGAAGCAGACTGAAGCTAAACGAACAGACTGGATCGATTACCATCAAAAACAGCAAAACCTCAGACACTGGACTTTATAAACTAGAAATCAAAGGCAATACAAATAAGATCTGCAAGTCTTTCTTTGTCTCTGTCAGTGGTAGCTGa
- the LOC129453127 gene encoding SLAM family member 5 isoform X2, with protein sequence MFHIFAIFSLCLWRLPGVFGVDTDEVKSVYVMEGDTVTLNSDLTEIQEDDLIMWMCGDSCIAKLNTTYQMISEGNERFEGRIELDSVTGSLTIRNISTTEAGQYKAQIIGEKVTRKTFNVTVNARLPVPVIISYCPQNPPSSEISSVSKCVLMCSVLSVRDASLSWYKGNSLLSSISVSDLNIRLSLPLEVEYQDTNTYRCVLKNPISNQTQHLNIPKLCQPCSDCVCCCGTTEAVIQLVISVLVGVATVVVLVYDIMSRRAEQQSGQTRASAVLGH encoded by the exons ATGTTTCATATATTTGCCATTTTTAGTTTGTGCTTGTGGCGCCTTCCTG gtgtgtttggtgttgATACAGATGAAGTAAAGTCTGTATATGTGATGGAGGGAGATACTGTGACTTTAAACAGTGATCTTACTGAAATCCAGGAGGACGATTTGATCATGTGGATGTGTGGAGATTCTTGTATAGCTAAACTCAACACGACATACCAAATGATCTCTGAAGGCAATGAGAGATTCGAGGGCCGAATAGAGCTGGACAGTGTGACTGGATCGCTCACCATCAGAAACATCTCAACCACAGAAGCTGGACAATATAAAGCTCAGATCATTGGAGAAAAAGTGACAAGGAAAACGTTCAATGTTACTGTCAATG CTCGTCTTCCCGTTCCTGTCATCATCAGTTATTGTCCACAAAATCCTCCATCATCAGAAATATCATCagtttcaaaatgtgtgttgaTGTGTTCAGTGTTGAGTGTGAGAGATGCgagtctgtcctggtacaaaggaaacagtttattgtccagcatcagtgtgtctgatctcaacatcagactctctctacctctggaggttgaatatcaggatacaaacacatacagatgtgtACTCAAAAATCCCATATcaaaccaaactcaacatctcaacatcCCTAAACTCTGTCAGCCGTGTTCAG ATTGTGTCTGCTGTTGTGGTACTACTGAAGCTGTGATCCAGTTGGTCATTTCAGTTCTGGTGGGCGTGGCTACTGTTGTTGTTTTAGTTTATGACATTATGTCCAGAAGAGCTGAACAGCAAAGTGGGCAAACAAGGGCTTCTGCTGTTCTAGGTCActaa
- the LOC129453127 gene encoding SLAM family member 5 isoform X1, which produces MQKITTAPMIRRPKTTTLIRIVRCEGVFGVDTDEVKSVYVMEGDTVTLNSDLTEIQEDDLIMWMCGDSCIAKLNTTYQMISEGNERFEGRIELDSVTGSLTIRNISTTEAGQYKAQIIGEKVTRKTFNVTVNARLPVPVIISYCPQNPPSSEISSVSKCVLMCSVLSVRDASLSWYKGNSLLSSISVSDLNIRLSLPLEVEYQDTNTYRCVLKNPISNQTQHLNIPKLCQPCSDCVCCCGTTEAVIQLVISVLVGVATVVVLVYDIMSRRAEQQSGQTRASAVLGH; this is translated from the exons gtgtgtttggtgttgATACAGATGAAGTAAAGTCTGTATATGTGATGGAGGGAGATACTGTGACTTTAAACAGTGATCTTACTGAAATCCAGGAGGACGATTTGATCATGTGGATGTGTGGAGATTCTTGTATAGCTAAACTCAACACGACATACCAAATGATCTCTGAAGGCAATGAGAGATTCGAGGGCCGAATAGAGCTGGACAGTGTGACTGGATCGCTCACCATCAGAAACATCTCAACCACAGAAGCTGGACAATATAAAGCTCAGATCATTGGAGAAAAAGTGACAAGGAAAACGTTCAATGTTACTGTCAATG CTCGTCTTCCCGTTCCTGTCATCATCAGTTATTGTCCACAAAATCCTCCATCATCAGAAATATCATCagtttcaaaatgtgtgttgaTGTGTTCAGTGTTGAGTGTGAGAGATGCgagtctgtcctggtacaaaggaaacagtttattgtccagcatcagtgtgtctgatctcaacatcagactctctctacctctggaggttgaatatcaggatacaaacacatacagatgtgtACTCAAAAATCCCATATcaaaccaaactcaacatctcaacatcCCTAAACTCTGTCAGCCGTGTTCAG ATTGTGTCTGCTGTTGTGGTACTACTGAAGCTGTGATCCAGTTGGTCATTTCAGTTCTGGTGGGCGTGGCTACTGTTGTTGTTTTAGTTTATGACATTATGTCCAGAAGAGCTGAACAGCAAAGTGGGCAAACAAGGGCTTCTGCTGTTCTAGGTCActaa